The Thermotoga neapolitana DSM 4359 sequence GGTCCATGAAGGACCGGCGGTGAGTTTTAGAAACGAGTCTTCCCTTCCCGAAAATGCGGTCGTCACCATAGAGCCCGGAATCTATCTGGAAGGAGAGTTCGGCATAAGGATAGAGGAGGATGTGGTTCTGAAAGAACAGGGGTGCGAAATCCTCACCACTCTGCCGAGATCTATATTCGTTGTTTGAGTTCTATCAGCAGTTCTTGCACGGTCTTTTTCAAAACAGGATGAACGAGGTCCGGAGCTATTTCGCTCAGGGGTTCCAGAACGAAGAGTCTGTTGTGAGCGTCAGGATGTGGTATGATCAATCCTTCCTCGTTCACGATGAGATCTTCATAGAACACGATATCGAGATCTATCACCCTGGGGCCCCATTTGACCGTTCTGACCCTTCCCATTTCTCTTTCTATCTCAAGAAGAGTGTTAAGAAGGGTTCGGGGTGAAAGATCTGTTTCCACAAGGCACACAGCGTTCAGAAACTTTGGCTGATCGGTGTATCCATAGGGTTCCGTTTCAACGAACGAGGAGAGTTTTTCGATATACATACAGCGTCCTTTCATCTTCACAATGGCTGTTTTCAGGTTCATCTCTCTGTCTCCCAGGTTGCTTCCGAGTGCTATCACCACTTTCGCCAGAGTATCGCCTCCATCATTTTTACGACTCTTTTGTTCGGTAGCACATCGTGTACTCTGAGGATATCAACACCTTTCATCGTGCAGTAAGCAGTGACGGCAAGGGTGCCTTCCAGTCTTTCTTCCGGTGGAACGTTCCCCATCGTGATGCCTATAAAAGATTTTCTCGAGGCACCAACGAGCAGAGGAAAATCGAATTCTTTGAATTCGTCTATCCTGCGCAGAATTTCCAGGTTGTCCTCGTATCTTTTGCCAAATCCGATGCCAGGATCCAGCACGATCTGATCCACACCATTTTCCTTGAGGTAGTCTATCTTTTCCTGGAAGTATCCTTTTATTTCCTCCACGACATCTTCGTAGAAGGGATTTTCCTGCATCGTTTTCGGCGTTCCCTTGATGTGCATGAGAACGTACGGTACCCTGTTGTTCGATGCAACCTCCACTATCTCGGGTTCGAACTGGAAACCACTGATGTCGTTGATGATGTCGGCTCCTGAATCTATGGCTTTCAAAGCGATCCTCCATCTGTAGGTGTCCACGGATATCGGTACATCCGTTACGGATCTGATCGCTTTTATCACGGGGATGACCCTGTTCATTTCCTCTTCTTCGTCGACGGGATCCGAGCCAGGTCTGGTGGACATTCCGCCAACATCTATTATGTCGACTCCTTCTTTCACCATCTTCTTTGCCGCTTCAACGGCCTCCAACACACTCTGTTTCCTTGAACCTGCGTAGAAAGAATCCGGTGTAACGTTTATTATGCCCATGATCAGCGTTCTGTCGAATACAAGTTTTCTCTCCCATGGAGTCGTGTAAATCATGCCCATCAACCCTCCAGAACAAAATCTCCTTTCTCCACACATGCGAACGCGTTGTGATTGTGTATACTCTCCATGCTCTCCACGTAGACTCTGTACCAGGTGATTCTTGGATCCTTCTCCAGATCGAGGGCAACGTCCCTTGCCACGTCTTCCACGAACTTTGGATTCTCGTAGGCTCTCTCTGTGACGAATTTCTCATCGGGCCTTTTGAGAAGGGTGTAAAGGGGAACGCTCGCGTTCCTTTCGGCTATCTCAACCAGATCTTCGAACCATATGAACTTTCTCGTTCTCACGTGTATCTCAACGAACGCCCTCTGATTGTGGGCACCATAGTCGCTGATTTCCTTCGAACAGGGACATAGATTGTGCACCGGAACCCTGACTCCTATTTTAAAAGAGAAGTTCTTTTCCTTTTCGGCTTCAACAAAACAGTCCACTTTCAGAGGGGAAACTTTCCGTGTGACGGGAGACTCCTTCCACACGAAATAGGGAAAGCGGATCTCAAGATGTGCTCTCTTTGCTTCCATGGTGACGATGAGATCGTCCAGAACCTTTTCGAAAATGTGAGGCGTGATTTCTTCCAGTCCGTTCAGCACCTCTATGAAACGGCTCATGTGAATACCCCTTTTTTCTCTGTGAAGATCCACCGAACAA is a genomic window containing:
- the folE2 gene encoding GTP cyclohydrolase FolE2 — protein: MKDVQNEKDTRMVPLKKVGIKDLSWPLKILLKGDGYQPTVAQISCSVDLHREKRGIHMSRFIEVLNGLEEITPHIFEKVLDDLIVTMEAKRAHLEIRFPYFVWKESPVTRKVSPLKVDCFVEAEKEKNFSFKIGVRVPVHNLCPCSKEISDYGAHNQRAFVEIHVRTRKFIWFEDLVEIAERNASVPLYTLLKRPDEKFVTERAYENPKFVEDVARDVALDLEKDPRITWYRVYVESMESIHNHNAFACVEKGDFVLEG
- the folK gene encoding 2-amino-4-hydroxy-6-hydroxymethyldihydropteridine diphosphokinase encodes the protein MIALGSNLGDREMNLKTAIVKMKGRCMYIEKLSSFVETEPYGYTDQPKFLNAVCLVETDLSPRTLLNTLLEIEREMGRVRTVKWGPRVIDLDIVFYEDLIVNEEGLIIPHPDAHNRLFVLEPLSEIAPDLVHPVLKKTVQELLIELKQRI
- the folP gene encoding dihydropteroate synthase, with protein sequence MIYTTPWERKLVFDRTLIMGIINVTPDSFYAGSRKQSVLEAVEAAKKMVKEGVDIIDVGGMSTRPGSDPVDEEEEMNRVIPVIKAIRSVTDVPISVDTYRWRIALKAIDSGADIINDISGFQFEPEIVEVASNNRVPYVLMHIKGTPKTMQENPFYEDVVEEIKGYFQEKIDYLKENGVDQIVLDPGIGFGKRYEDNLEILRRIDEFKEFDFPLLVGASRKSFIGITMGNVPPEERLEGTLAVTAYCTMKGVDILRVHDVLPNKRVVKMMEAILWRKW